The following nucleotide sequence is from Streptomyces leeuwenhoekii.
TGGCGGTGCCGCGGACGAGACTCGCCCGCGAGGCGACCGAACTCGTCCGCGACACCACCAGCGAGCTGATCTACCACCATTCACGGCGGGTGTACTTCTTCGGCAGCCTCCAGGGCCGCAACCGCGACCTGAGCTTCGACCCGGAGCTGCTGTACATCGGCGCCCTCTTCCACGACCTCGGCCTCGACGAGCGCTTTCACGGCAGCGGCCGCCGCTTCGAGGTGGACAGCGCCGACGAGGCACGGCGGTTCCTGCGGTCGCACGACGTTCCCGAGGACAGCGTGCGCCGGGTGTGGACCGCGATCGCCCTGCACACCACCCCCGGCATCCCCGAGCACATGGAGCCGGAGGTCGCCCTGGTGACGGCCGGGGTGGAGTACGACGTGCTCGGCATCGGCTACGGCGACGTCTCCGACGCCGAGCGCGCCGAGATCGTGGCCCTGCACCCGCGGCCCGGCTTCAAGCACCGCATCCTGGAGGCGTTCCACGCCGGGATCCGCAGCAAGCCGGACACCACCTTCGGCAACGTCAAGGCCGACGTCCTGCAGCACTTCGACCCCGGCTTCCGGCGCGGCGACTTCGTCCGCACGATCCTGGACTCCCCGTGGCAGGAATAGCCCCGCCCGGGGGCCGGGCCGGGCACGCCGTCGCCGTCGTCGCGTTCGACGGGGTGCAGCTCCTCGACGTCACCGGGCCCGTCGAGGTGTTCACCACCGCCAACCGCTACGGCGCCGACTACGACGTGCGGGTCGTCTCCGCCTCCGGGGCGGGGGTCGCCACCTCTTCCGGCCTGCCCATCGGCGTCCACGCCGGCCCGTCCGGCCTGCCGCGCCGACTGGGCACGCTGCTGGTGCCGGGGCGCACCGACTGGCGGTCGGCGGTCGCGGACACCGCGCTGGTGGAACTGGTCGCGGGCCTGTCCGGGCGGGCCGGGCGCGTCGCCTCCGTCTGCGCGGGCGCGTTCCTGCTCGCCGCGGCCGGCCTGCTGGACGGGCGGCGCGCCGCCACCCACTGGGAACTGGCGCCCGAGCTGGCCACCGCCTACCCGGCCGTGCGCGTCGAGGCCGACCCGCTCTTCGTCCGGGACGGCGAGGTCGTCACGTCGGCCGGGGTGTCCGCGGGCATCGACCTCGCCCTGAGTCTGGTGGAGGAGGACTGGGGCGCCGACGTGGCCAGGCGGACGGCACGGCATCTGGTCGTCTTCATGGCCCGCCCCGGCGGACAGGCCCAGTTCGGCGCCGGGCTGACGCCCGGCCGGCCCCGGCATCCGTCCGTCCGGCGGGTCATGGACCACGTCGCCGGCGACCCGGCGGGCTGCCACACCCTGGGTTCGCTGGCCGCCGTGGGCGGGGTCAGCGCCCGCCATCTGGGCCGGCTCTTCCGCGACGAACTGGGGCTGACACCCGGTCAGTACGTGGAATCGGTCCGCCTGGAGGCCGCCCGACGGCTTCTCGACGACGGGACCGGCACCGTGGAGGAGGTGGCGCGCCGGGCCGGATTCGGCTCCTCCGAATCGCTGCGCCGGGTCTTCCAGCACACACTGGGCGTCTCCCCGACCGCCTACCGCACCCGCTTCCGTACCACCGCGGGCAGCCGACACCTCGTCAGCAGGCCGCCGGCACCGGCCGGCACGGGCGTCACGGAGGAGGCCGGAGCCCTGTCCGCGCGCGGCTGACGGGGCCGCGCGGGGCGGCGGGTCCGCCCCCTCGTGCACCGGTGTCCGCCCTCGCCCCCGGCATACGTCTGCCGAACACGCACCACTGCCCAGGTTTTGCGTATTGACAAGACATAAGCTCCGGATATGGTCGACGCAACCGACCATCCGTCCACCGTCCACCCGTCCCCCGTATTCCTTCCGGAGCCGCCCGTGGATCCGCGTCACCGGGCTCGCCTCGATCCGGGCACACACCGACCGACGCCGCAGGAACAGCGGGAGAGCCGGGCGATCCGCCCCCGCCCTCCCCAGGAGGCCCGGCGCACGACCTCCCTCCTGGCCCGGTCCGCGTCCGCGGGCGGCGCGGCGGACACCCTGTGGGGCCAGGCGGCGGACGTCCTCGCCGGCAACCGGGCCGGCAGCTCCACCGTGCCCTCCCGCACGCTCTACCCCCACCAGTGGAGCTGGGACTCCGCGTTCGTGGCCGTCGGACTGCGCCATCTCTCGGCCCGGCGGGCGCAGCGGGAACTCGAAACGCTGCTGGCCGCACAGTGGGCGGACGGGCGCATTCCGCACATCGTCTTCAACCCGGCCGTCCCGCACGACGCCTACTTCCCGAGCCCGGACTTCTGGCAGTCCTCCCGCGCGGGCCGGGCGGCGGGCGCACCGTCCGGCCGGGAGACCTCCGGCATCGTCCAGCCGCCCGTGCACGCCCTGGCCGCCTGGCTGGTGCACCGGGCGGATCCCGAGGAGTCCCGGCAGCGGGGCTTCCTCGCCCGTGTCCGCCCCCGGCTCGCCGCCTGGCACGACTACCTCCTCACCCGCCGCGACCTCGGCGGCGGGGGACTGGCGGCCGTCGTGCACCCGTGGGAGTCCGGCATGGACAACAGCCCCTGCTGGGACCGGGCCCTGCGTCGCGTCGAGCCCGCCCCGCCCGGGGCCTTCCGGCGTGCCGACCTGCACCACGGCCACCACGCCGACCGGCCCACCGACGCCGACTACGGCCGTTACGTCCGCCTCGCCGCCGACTACCGCGAGGCCGGTTACGACGACCGTGCGGCCCGCCACGAATTCGCCGTGGAGGACCCCTGCTTCAACGCCCTGCTGGCCGTCGGCGAACTGGCGCTCGCCGCCATCGCCCGCGACCTCGGCACGGACGGCGATGCCCACACGGCCCGCGCCGAGCGGATCGCCCACCGTCTGCTGGCCCGGCTGTGGGACGCCGACGCGGGCGTGTTCCGCGTCCGGGACCTGCGCGACGGCACCCTCGTCGACGAGCAGGGCGTCGGCGGACTCGTCCCGCTCGTCGTGCCGGGGCTGCCGTACGCCGTCGCCGGCCGCCTGCGCGCGGCACTGCACGGCCCGCGCTTCCACGCTCCCGCCACCCGGCTCGTCCCCGCGTACGACCTGACCGGGCACGCCTTCGACGCCCAGCGCTACTGGCGCGGCCCCGCATGGTTCAACACCGCCTGGCTGATCCACCGCGGCCTGCTCACCCACGGTTTCCACCAGGAAGCCGCACAGCTCCGGGACGGCTTCCTCACCGAGGCGGGCCGCACCGGGTTCGCCGAGTACGTCGACCCCGTCACCGGCGCCGGGCGCGGCGCCCGGCGCTTCTCCTGGACCGCCGCCCTCACCCTCGACCTGCTGCGCACCGGCACCTGAGGTGGTCCGCCCACGCCCGGGCCCACCCCGCGCCACCGGAGAGGC
It contains:
- a CDS encoding HD domain-containing protein, which codes for MAEEREGAADVAVPRTRLAREATELVRDTTSELIYHHSRRVYFFGSLQGRNRDLSFDPELLYIGALFHDLGLDERFHGSGRRFEVDSADEARRFLRSHDVPEDSVRRVWTAIALHTTPGIPEHMEPEVALVTAGVEYDVLGIGYGDVSDAERAEIVALHPRPGFKHRILEAFHAGIRSKPDTTFGNVKADVLQHFDPGFRRGDFVRTILDSPWQE
- a CDS encoding MGH1-like glycoside hydrolase domain-containing protein, coding for MVDATDHPSTVHPSPVFLPEPPVDPRHRARLDPGTHRPTPQEQRESRAIRPRPPQEARRTTSLLARSASAGGAADTLWGQAADVLAGNRAGSSTVPSRTLYPHQWSWDSAFVAVGLRHLSARRAQRELETLLAAQWADGRIPHIVFNPAVPHDAYFPSPDFWQSSRAGRAAGAPSGRETSGIVQPPVHALAAWLVHRADPEESRQRGFLARVRPRLAAWHDYLLTRRDLGGGGLAAVVHPWESGMDNSPCWDRALRRVEPAPPGAFRRADLHHGHHADRPTDADYGRYVRLAADYREAGYDDRAARHEFAVEDPCFNALLAVGELALAAIARDLGTDGDAHTARAERIAHRLLARLWDADAGVFRVRDLRDGTLVDEQGVGGLVPLVVPGLPYAVAGRLRAALHGPRFHAPATRLVPAYDLTGHAFDAQRYWRGPAWFNTAWLIHRGLLTHGFHQEAAQLRDGFLTEAGRTGFAEYVDPVTGAGRGARRFSWTAALTLDLLRTGT
- a CDS encoding GlxA family transcriptional regulator — its product is MAGIAPPGGRAGHAVAVVAFDGVQLLDVTGPVEVFTTANRYGADYDVRVVSASGAGVATSSGLPIGVHAGPSGLPRRLGTLLVPGRTDWRSAVADTALVELVAGLSGRAGRVASVCAGAFLLAAAGLLDGRRAATHWELAPELATAYPAVRVEADPLFVRDGEVVTSAGVSAGIDLALSLVEEDWGADVARRTARHLVVFMARPGGQAQFGAGLTPGRPRHPSVRRVMDHVAGDPAGCHTLGSLAAVGGVSARHLGRLFRDELGLTPGQYVESVRLEAARRLLDDGTGTVEEVARRAGFGSSESLRRVFQHTLGVSPTAYRTRFRTTAGSRHLVSRPPAPAGTGVTEEAGALSARG